The Micromonospora sp. NBC_00421 DNA window CGGCAGCTGCCACCCCGCTGATCAGCCCGCCACCGCCGACCGGGACCAGTACCAGGCCCGGCGGTGGGCCGTCGGCCAGCAGTTCCCGGCCCAGGGTGGCCTGACCGGCGATGACGTCCGGGTCGTCGAACGGCGGCAGCAGGTGGTAGCCGCGCTCGGCGGTGATCGTCTGACAGGTGGCGAGCAGGTCGTCGGTGAGCACCACCTCGCCACCCCACCGGCGGACCGCCTCGATCTTGGTGGGCACCGCGTGCGGGGGCATGCAGACGACGGTGGGCAGGCCGAAGGTACGACCGGCGAAGGCCACCGCCATGGCGTGGTTGCCGGCCGAGAAGGCGGTCAGCCCGGCCGGGGTCGCCTGCCGTTCGGCCAGGGCGAGCAGCGCGTTCAGCGCGCCCCGGACCTTGAAGCTGCCGGTGTGCTGGAGATTCTCCGCCTTCACCGCGACGTCCAGTCCGAACTCGTCGCCGAGCTGCGGGCAGGGCAGCAGAGGGGTCCGGACGATCCGCCCGGCGAGCCGGCGCTCGGCGGCCAGGACGTCGTCCACGCTGGTCAGTCGCATCGCCGGAGCCTAGCCGCCCGGGTTGGGGGTCAGTCGGCGGCGGAGCGGGGGACGGGGTCGGCCGGCGGGTCGGCGACGGCGAAGACCACCACGTTGTCCCGGTAGTGCCCGACCCGCCGGTCGAAGTCACCACCGCAGGTGATCAGCCGCAGCTCGGGGCCGGGCGTCGGGCCGTACACGGTGGCGGTGGGGAAGGCGTCCTTGGGGGTACGCAGCGTGCCGGTGACCCGGAACGTCACCCGGCGCGCGCCCCGCCACACCTCGATCCGGTCGCCGGGGCGCAACTCGCCGAGGCGGGCGAAGACGGCCGGGCCACGTCGGGAGTCCAGGTGACCGGCGATCACCGCCGGCCCCGGGTCGCCCGGTGCCGGGCCGCCGCCGTACCAGCCGGCCCGGGTGAAGTCCGCCGGTGGGACCAGGGTGCCGGCGCGGTCCAGGCCGAGCGCGGTGAGCGTGGAGTCGACGTCGATCCGCGCCACGCGTACCCGGGTGGGTGGCGCAGGCACGGCGCGCAGCGCGCCGGCACCGGTGGCGCAACCGGCCGCGCAGCCGGGCCGCCAGTCACCGGCCGGGCCCACCGGCCGGGCGGAGCCGTCCGCCGGGCCGGCGTCGGAGTCTGGGCCGGCGTCGGAGTCTGGGCCGGGGGTGGCGGCCGGGCCGGGGGCGGTGGTGAGGCCGAGGCGGGTGTCGGTGGCCAGGCCGACGCCGGTGCCCGCGGCCAGGCAGAGCGCCGCGCCGACCGCGACCAGGGCGGCGGACGACCCCCGCCGGGCGCGGTGCCGCCGGATCGCGAAGCCGGGCCTGGTCACCAGACCGGTCGCCGCCGACGCCGCACCAGCACCGTCGTGCCCACCACCACGGCCCCCGCGAGCAGCCCGCCGGCCACCATCGGGTACGCCCCGAGCCCGCCTGCGGCCAGCCCGCCGGCACCCGCCGGCACGCCACCGGCCGGGGCGACCCCGCCGTCGCGGGCGTCCTCGCGCAGCTCGGTGGTGAGCCCGCCCCGCTTGCCGTCGAGCACCAGCAGCGAGTAGACCCGCCCACCGGCGAGGGTCACCTCGGCGTCGGTGGTCGGGCCGCTGCCACCGCCGAGGCGCAGCCGCCAGCGGCCCGGCTCCACCTGCCGGTAGGCGGTGGTGGTGGCGAACCGGACGGCCTCGGCGACGGTCGGGCCGTCGTCGGCCGTCACGTCGACCACCGGGGCCCGCACGGAGGCCTGGACGACCCGCACCTTCGCCTGCCCGGCTGCCGGGGCGCTGAGGTCGTCGGCGAGGACCCGCAGGCCGAGGTCGGCGTAACGACCCACCCCGGCCACCGTGTACGCCTCACCCGCGTCGACCGCCACCTCGGTGGTGAGCACCGGCGGCTCGCTGGCCGGTGCGCCGGCCTGCCGCATCGCCACCGCGTACCGGCCGGCGGCCAGGGGCAGGTAGCGGGAGACGACGCCGTAGCCGACGGCGGGGAAGACCTGTGGCGCCCCGTTGCCGGGGGCGGAGAGGTAGACGTCCACGGCCGGGGTGTCGGGGGAGAGGTGGGCGAGCCGGACGTAACCGACGTCGCCGGTCGCCGCGGTGGCGGGCGCGACGCCGATGGCGGCCGATGCGGTGCCGAGCAGGAGGGTGCCGGTGGCGGCGAGCAGCCGGCGCGGCGCGGTACGGAGCTGGGGCATCTCGCCTCCGAGGTGGTGTGTCGGTGCCAATCTGGTGTCGGTGCCGACCCACAGCGTCCCGTGAGCGGGACTGGATGGCAAGTCGGACAACTCCGTGTCCCACCGTTTCCGATCAGCGTGTCTCGGCGGGTGTCCCGTGCGGAGTATCCGGTACCGTCCGTTCGTGATCAACGTTCGACGCGCCGTGGTGGCCGACGCCGGCGAGATCGTCCGCCTGCGTGGGGTGATGCTGGCCGACATCGACGCGATGGCTCCCGCGCCGGGCCCCTGGCAGCAGGCCGCCCGGGAGGTGCTGCACCGGCGGCTGGCCGAACCGGCCGACCTGATGGCGGTCTTCGTGGTCGACGACCCGCGCCGGCCGGGTGTGCTGGCGGCCTGCGCGACCGGGACCATCGAGCAGCGCCTCGGCGGCCCCGGCAACCCCGACGGCCTGACCGGGTACGTCTTCAACGTGGTCACCGAGCCGGCGCACCGCCGGCGCGGCTACTCCCGGGCCTGCCTGGAGGCGCTGCTGGACTGGTACCGGCAGCGCGGGGTCGGCAAGGTCGACCTGCGGGCCTCGGCTGCGGGCGAACCGCTCTACCGGTCGCTGGGCTTCGTGCCCACCTCCTTGCCGACGCTGCGGTTGAGCCTGCCGGTGTCGAGCAGGAGGGGCTGACCGGTGTTCGCGCTGCCGCTGACCGGGGACGCCGAGCTGCGCCCGCTCTCGCCGTGGCACGCGCAGGAGTTCCTGACCCATCTGGACCGGGCCCGCGAGCACATCGCCCCCTGGGTCGGGGCGTCCTTCGTGGCCACCGACCTGGACTCGGCCCGCCGGGTGCTGCGCCGGTACGCCGAGAAGTGGGCGGCCGACGCCGGTGGCATCTGGGGGATCTGGGCCGACGGCACCCTGGTCGGCGGGGTGATGTTCGTGTCCTTCGACACGGCGTCCGGGCTAGCCGAGGCGGGTTGCTGGCTGGAACCGGCCGCCGAGGGGCGGGGCCTGGTGACCCGGGCGGCGACCCGGATCGTGGACTGGGCGATCCGGGAACGCGGCATCCACCGGGTCGAATGGCGGACCAGCGTCGGCAACGTCCGTAGCGCCGCGGTGGCCCGCCGGCTCGGGATGCGGCACGAGGGCACCCTGCGCGAGGTCGCACCGGGTCCGGCGGGCCGGGTCGACGTCGAGATCTGGGCGGTGCTGGCCGGGCAGTGGTCGTCGACGGACGGGTCGCAGACCCCCTGACGACCCCTGTTCCATATCGATGGCCTTCCCAAACTCTTCATCGAGTGATATCTATCTCACACCACCACTTCCAGCCCCCAGGAGTGCGACGTGCGGAGATCCCGTCTCGTGTCCCTTGCCGTGAGTCTCGCGGCATCCATCGGCGTGACCCTCGGCGTGGCGGTGCCCGCCCAGGCGGCCCCCACCGACCGTTACGTGGCCCTCGGTGACTCCTACGCCTCCGGCGTCGGTGCCGACAGTTACACCTCCGAGAGCGGCGCCTGCCAGCGCAGCACCAACGCCTACCCGGCGCTGTACAACACCACCGTCAAGCCCGCCTCGTACAAGTCGGTCGCCTGCTCCGGGGCCACCACCACGGACGTGGTCAACAATCAGCTCTCCGCACTGACCTCGACCACCACCCTGGTCAGCGTCACCATCGGCGGCAACGACGTCGGCTTCTCGTCGATCATGACGACCTGCGTGCTCCAGGGGGAGGCCCAGTGCGTCGCGGCCGTGCAGGCCGCCGAGAACAAGGCCCGCGCGGAGCTGCCCGCCAAGCTGGCGGCCGTCTACAACGGGATCAGGTCCCGCGCGCCGTCGGCCCGGGTGGTGGTCGTCGGCTACCCGGTCTTCTACCAGCTCGGCACGGTCTGCGTGGGGCTCACCGCGACCTCCCGCACGAAGATCAACGAGGGCATCAACCTGGTGGACGACATCACCCGCACCGCCGCCACCTCGGCCGGCTTCACCTTCGCCGACGTCCGGTCCATCTTCGTCGGTCACCAACTGTGCAGCTACGGCGAGAAGTGGCTGCACGCGCTGAACTTCGTCAACATCGGCGTGTCCTACCACCCGACGGCGGCCGGTCAGTCCGGCGGCTACTACCCGGTCTTCCGTTCCGCAGCGGGCTGATCCGCAGCGGGCTGGTTCGTGGCGGGCTGATCCGTGGCGGGTTGGTTCGTGGCGGGCTGGTCCGGTGCCCCATGGCCGTGTCGACCTGTCCCCGGGTCGGCGCGGCCCTGGCCTGATCGGGGACCGTCGGGCCAGGGCGGGGTCGCCTTCTCTCCGCTGGTCCGGCTTCTTCCTCCCGGTCGGCCTTTCCCCTGGTGCTCTTCCCGCCGGTCGGCCGATTCCCGCCGGTCGGCCCCTTGGCGTTGGTCGGCTATCTTGCGCCGGTCGGGCGCTTCGGGGGGACGTGGCCGGCTGGTACACGGCGAGGCCGGTATGCCTGCCCGGGTGCTTTGGAGCTGATGACGTTAGCGACTCACGATCCCTGTCGGAGGGGTGACTCGCTAACGTCATCAGCTCGAAAGGGCCCGAGGAGACATCGGTGGGTATCGGGTGCCAGTGTTCCTGACGGTGGTTGCGCGCCGGGCGGGCTGAGGGTCGGGTGACCTACTCCCGCGTCCTGGCTCTCAGGCTGGCAGGACCTTGTCGATCGCGGTGCGCAGCTCGGCCGAGTCCGGGGTGACCGTCGGTGCGAACCGGCCGGCGACCGTGCCGTCCGGGGCGACCAGGAACTTCTCGAAGTTCCACCGGACGTCCCCGGTGTGTCCCTCGGCGTCGGGGGTGTCGACAAGTGCCGCGTAGAGCGGGTGCCGGGCCGGGCCGTTGACGTCGACCTTCTCGGTCAGCGGGAAGGTGACCCCGTAGTTGACCTGGCAGAACTCGTCGATCTCGGCGGCCGTGCCGGGTTCCTGCCCGGCGAACTGGTTGCACGGCACGCCGAGCACCACCAGACCCCGGTCGGCATACCCGGTGGACAGCTCCTGGAGGGCGGCGTACTGCGGGGTGAGGCCGCAGCGGGAGGCCACGTTGACGACCAGCAGCGCCCGGCCCCGGTAACCGGCCAGGTCGGCGGATCCGCCGGTCAGCGCGTCGATCTCGATGTCGAAGACGGTCATGCCGCGAGGCTACGCGCCCGTGCGCGCCACCCGGGCCACCCCGACCCCGAACCGCCCGAACCGCCCTGCTCACCCCGGGCAGCGAATCGACGGATGCGCATCTTGACGAAGTGATGACGGTGTGAGTAGCGTCTCCCCAACCGATCTGGAAAGTTTCCTAACTGTTTGAGGAGGCGCCCCATGAAGAGATCCCTCCGCCGCGCCCTCTGGGCTGGCGCGGTCGTCGCGCTGACCGTTGCGGCGGTACCGGTGACCTCGGCGTTCGGCGCCGGAAGCGTCACCGCGACATTCGCCTCGGCCCAGGACTGGGGGACCGGCCACGAGGGCCGGGTCACCGTCGCCAACGGCTCCAGCGCCAGCGTCAGCACCTGGCGGATCGAGTTCGACCTGCCGGCCGGCACCACCATCAGCAGCTTCTGGGACGCCGACGTCACCAGCAGCGGCAATCACTACGTGGCGGTGAAGAAGAGCTGGGCCGGGCCGCTCGGCCCGGGAGCCAGCTTCAGCTGGGGCTACAACGGCACCGGGCCGTACAAGGCGCCGCTGAACTGCACGATCAACGGCGCGTCGTGCGGCGGGGGCACCCCGCCCACCACCACGAAGCCGCCGACGACCGCGCCGCCCACGACGACCCCGCCCACTACGGCACCGCCGACTACGGCACCGCCGACCACCCCGCCGGCGACGACCCCGCCGCCCACCACCCCGCCCAGCGGGGACAAGAAGGTCGTCGGCTACTTCGCCGAGTGGGGCGTCTACGGCCGCAACTACCACGTCAAGAACATCGCCACCAGCGGCTCCGCCGCCAAGCTCACCCACATCCTGTACGCCTTCGGCAACACCACAGGCGGCCGGTGCACGATCGGGGACAGCTACGCCGACTACGACAAGGCGTACACCGCGGCGGACAGCGTGGACGGCGTCGCCGACACCTGGGACCAGCCGCTGCGTGGCAGCTTCAACCAGCTGCGCAAGCTCAAGAAGATGTACCCGCACCTGAAGGTGATCTGGTCCTTCGGCGGTTGGACCTGGTCGGGCGGCTTCACCCAGGCCGCGCAGAACCCGGCCGCGTTCGCCGACAGCTGCTACAACCTGGTCGAGGACCCGCGCTGGGCGGACGTCTTCGACGGCATCGACATCGACTGGGAGTACCCCAACGCCTGCGGTCTGAGCTGTGACAGCAGCGGCCCGAACGCCTTCAAGAACGTGATCGGCGCGCTGCGTACCAGGTTCGGCTCGTCCGCCCTGGTCACCGCCGCGATCACCGCCGACGGCAGCAACGGCGGCAAGATCGACGCCACCGACTACGCCGGTGCGGTGGGCAACCTCAACTGGCTGATGCCGATGACCTACGACTACTTCGGCGCGTTCAACGCCCAGGGACCCACCGCCCCGCACTCGCCGCTCACCTCGTACACCGGGATTCCGCAGCAGGGCTTCAACTCCGACGCGGCGATCCAGAAGCTCAAGTCCAAGGGGGTGCCGGCCAACAAGCTGTTGCTCGGCATCGGCTTCTATGGTCGGGGCTGGACCGGGGTGACCCAGGCCGCCCCGGGCGGCACCGCCACCGGCGCCGCCCCCGGCACCTACGAAGCGGGCATCGAGGACTACAAGGTCCTCAAGAACACCTGCCCGGCCACCAGCACCATCGCCGGGACGGCGTACGCCAAGTGCGGCAGCAACTGGTGGAGCTACGACACGCCGGCCACCATCGGCGGCAAGATGACCTACGCGAAGAACCAGGGCCTCGGTGGCGCCTTCTTCTGGGAGCTCTCCGGTGACACCGGCAACGGTGAGCTGATCGGCGCCATCAAGGGCGGCCTCGGCTGAGCCGAGCGCCGACGCACCACCCACACGGGCGGGGAGGGACCACACCGGTCCCTCCCCGCCCGCAATGTCCGGGCAGGTCAGCGTCCGGCCGACCGGGCCCGGTGCTCGCGGGGGGAGAGGCCGAAGTCAGCCCGGAACGCGCGGCTGAAGTGGGCCCGGTCACGGAATCCGCACCGGACGGCGATCTCGTGTATGCCCAGATGGGCCAGGGCCGGGTCGGCGAGGTCCCGGTGGCACCGTTCCAGCCGACGGGTCCGGATCAGGGCCGCCACGGTGCTGCCGGAGGGCTCGAAGAGCCGGTGCAGGGACCGTAGCGACAGGTGGTGCGCCTCGGCCACCGCGGCCGGGGTCAGCTCGGGGTCGTCGAGGTGTCGGGAGACGAACGCCTCGATCCGGGCCCGCAGGCCGGTCGCCCGTACCTCGGTCGGCAGCGTCGCGGTCAGGTCGAGGCGTCCGGCCAGGGTGCCGGTGATCAGGTCCAGGGCGATCCGGTCCAGTCGGGGCGCGTCGGTCGGGGCGTACTGCTCGGGATGCTCGACGACCTGCCGCAGGAACTGGGCCAGCAGCACGCCCATCCCGGTGCCGGCCGGGATCCGTACGGCAAGCAGTTCCTCGACCCGGCCGGCCGGCAGGTGCAGCGCCCCGTGCGGCACCAGCGCGGTCACCGTCTGCAACGGCCCCGACCTGTCGGCGGCGTCCGGTCGGTGCGCGGAGCCGTGCGGCCGGACCGTGTCGACCAGGGTGAACCCGGACGGGTCGAGTGGCCCGTCCCGTCGCCCCTGGAACGCCCTGCCGTGCCCGGACAGCGGCAGGGCGAGCTGGTACAACTCCGGGTCGGTGCTGCGGATCAGCGGGTGTGTGCGGCGCATCTCCAGCGACGGGTACCGCCAGACGCCGAGCCGGACCACCCCCAGCTCGACGACCCGGGCCGCGGCGGGGAAGTCGGCCGCGTGGTCGCTGCTGATCCGGGCCGCCGCCGACTCCCGGGCGACCAGGTCCTGCCAGAAGGCGAACCGGTCGGCCGGCGGAAACCCGGCGGTGTCGATCGACGCCACGGCGAGGATGACCGCCACCTCCCATCGGTCGAGGTCGTTACGGTAACCACAGGATCGCAGTCACCGGCAGGCGGGAGGGCGACGCGACAGGGCCGCCGCGGCCGTGACGGGTTGCCACCTGGCCGGTGCGGTGTGACACACTCGCCGCTCGGCAACCGGTCGACATCCGCACCCGGGGGAGGACGCATGGGATCGAGGTTCCGCACCGCCGGCGTCGTACCGCTGGTCCTGCTGCCGTTCGCCCTGCTCGGCTGCGGTCTGGGTGGGGACGGGGAGGCCGACGGTCAGCCCGAGCGGGCACCCGCCCAGGAGGCGTCCGCCAAGGCCCGCGAGCGGGTCCAGGCGTACCTCGACGCGATGGCGGCCAAGGACCCGGCCGCCGGCCGTAACCAGCTCTGCGCGACGATGCAGGCGGGTTTCGACGCCGCCGCGACCGGGCCGAACGGCGACTTCGCCGACCACTTCCAGGTGCCCGATGCGACGATCACCGACATCCGGACCGGCACCCGGGGTCAGGAGGTCAGCACCACGGTGACCGTTTCGGTGGGGGCGAAGAAGGCCACCCGACCGCTGCTGTTCACCGTCACCAGGGACGGCGCGGACTGGTGCATCGCGGGCGAGGAGCCCGGTGGGCACACCCCGGAGCCGTCGGTCACCCCCTGAGCTCCCAACTGCCGGAACCGCGCCCCTCGCCGCCGCAGCACTCGGACCGTCGCCGTACGCTTTCCCTCATGCGCCATGAGTGGCATCAGCTGAGCTACCCCGCCGTGAGCAGCCCCGGGCTGCAGACCAGCCGCCCCACCGTCGACTCGGCCGAGGACGCCGCCCTCGGTCTCGACAGGTGGCGTGAGCTGCCCCGTCAGCAGATCCCGCCGTGGTCCGACCCGGCCCAGGTCGCCGAGGTGTGCAAGGTGCTCGACACCGTGCCCTCGGTGGTCGCCCCCTACGAGGTCGACCAGCTCCGCCGCAAGCTCGCCCTGGTCTGCGAGGGCAAGGCGTTCCTGCTCCAGGGTGGTGACTGCGCCGAGACCTTCGCCGACAACACCGAGAGCCACCTGCTGGCCAACGCCCGCACCCTGCTCCAGATGGCGATCGTGCTCACCTACGGCGCGTCCCTGCCGGTGGTCAAGGTGGCCCGGGTCGCCGGCCAGTACACCAAGCCCCGGTCGCTGCCCACCGATGCCCGGGGCCTGCCGGCCTACCGGGGCGACATGATCAACGCGCTGGAGGCCGACCCGACCGCCCGGGTCGCCGACCCGCAGCGCATGATCCGGGCGTACGCGAACTCGGCCGCCGCGATGAACATGCTCCGCGCCTACCTGGCGGGTGGGCTGGCCGACCTGCACGCGGTGCACGACTGGAACAAGGGCTTCGTGAAGAACTCCCCGGCGGGGGAGCGCTACGAGGCGATCGCCCGGGAGATCGACCGGGCCATCGCGTTCATCCGGGCCTGCGGGATGACCGAGGACGACGCGCTGCGTACGGTCACCCTCTACTGCTCGCACGAGGCGCTGGCCCTGGAGTACGACCGGGCGCTCACCCGGGTCTCCGACCGCCGGGCGTACGGGCTGTCCGGGCACTTCCTCTGGATCGGCGAACGGACCAGGCAGCTCGACGGCGCGCACATCGACTACATCTCCCGGATCGCCAACCCGATCGGCGTGAAGCTCGGCCCGACCACCAGCCCGGACGAGGCGATCGAGCTGTGCGAGAAGCTCAACCCGGAGAACATCCCGGGCCGGCTCACCCTGATCAGCCGGATGGGCAACCACAAGGTCCGTGACGCGCTGCCGCCGATCGTCGCCAAGGTCACCGCGGCCGGGGCGAAGGTGGTGTGGCAGTGCGACCCGATGCACGGCAACACCCACGAGTCCTCCAACGGCTACAAGACCCGGCACTTCGACCGGATCGTCGACGAGGTGCTCGGCTACTTCGAGGTGCACCGGGGTCTGGAGACCCACCCCGGGGGCATCCACGTCGAGCTGACCGGCGAGGACGTCACCGAGTGCCTCGGCGGCGCCCAGGGCATCGAGGACCTCGACCTGCCCGGCCGGTACGAGACCGCCTGTGACCCGCGGCTGAACACCCAACAGTCGCTGGAACTGGCCTTCCTGGTGGCGGAGATGCTGCGTGGCTGACCGCCCGAGCGGCCCGGCCGGTGACCCGACGGGAGGGCGGGGCATTGCGCCTGCCGACCGACGGGAGGGTGGGCACCTCGGCGACCCGGGCCCGGTGGTGGACCTGCGCTCCGACACGGTGACCCGGCCGACCGCCGGGATGCGGGCGGCGATGGCCGCCGCCGAGGTCGGTGACGACGTCTACGGCGAGGACCCGACGGTCAACGCGTTGGAGGCCGAGGTCGCCGCGCTCTTCGGGCACGAGGCGGCGCTCTTCGCCCCGACCGGCTCGATGGCCAACCAGATCGCCCTGCAACTGGTCGTCCCACCCGGCGACGAACTGCTCTGCGACGCCGACGCGCACGTGGTGACGTACGAGGTCGGCGCGGCGGCGGCGTACGGCGCGATCTCCTCGCGGACCTGGCCGGCCCTCGGCGCGGCCGTCGACCCGGACGTGGTGGCCGGGATGATCCGGCCGGACGGTTACTTCGCGGTGCCGACCCGGGCGATCGCCGTCGAGCAGACCCACAACCGTGGCGGTGGCGGGGTCATCCCGCTGGCGACCCTGCGGGAACTGCGCCGGGTCGCCGACGCCGCCGGCCTCGCCCTGCACTGCGACGGCGCCCGGATCTGGCACGCGCACGTCGCCGACGGTGTGCCGCTGCACGAGTACGGCGCGCTCTTCGACACCCTGTCGGTCTGCCTCTCCAAGGGCCTCGGCGCACCGGTCGGCTCGCTGGTCGTCGGCAGCGCCGAGCAGATCACCCGGGCCCGCGTCCTGCGTAAGCGGATGGGTGGCGGGATGCGGCAGGTCGGGGTGCTCGCCGCCGCCGGCCGGTACGCCCTGACCCACCACCTCGACCGGCTCGCCGACGACCACGCCCGCGCCGCCCGGCTCGCCGAGGCCATCGCCCCGTCCGGGGTGCTGGCCGGGCCGGTGCGTACGAACATCGTCCCGCTGGACCTGACCGGGCACCGGCTCGACGCCCGTGCCCTGGCGACCGCCGCCCGCGCGGAGGGGGTGCTGCTGTCGGTGCTCGGCCCGCGTACCGCCCGCCTGGTCACCCACCTCGACGTCGACGACGCCGCCATCGACCACGCCACCAAGATCCTCCCCCACCTCCTGACCCCCTGAACCCACCCCCACCCACCCCACCCCCCACGCCCCACCCACCCCGCCCCCGCCCGCCCCTCCGGCCGGTCGCTGGTGATCAAGAGGTTTGCGTCAACTTTGATCTTCAGGCTGCCCTAAACCTCTTGATCACCGGGGCGTGGCGTTGCCGGGGCGTGGCGTTGCCGGGGTGCGGCGCTGCCGGGGTGGGGGGGCCGGGGTGGGGGGTGCCGGGGTGGTTTGGGTTAGGGGTGGAGGCGGGTCAGGGTGGCTATGTCGGTGGCGTGGCCCTCGTGTTTGTCCGACGGGGTCTCCACCACTACGGGGATGCCGGCGGTGGCGGGGTGGGCCATCAACTCGGCGAAGGCCGGCTCGCCGATGCTGCCCTTGCCGATGTTCTCGTGCCGGTCCCGGGTGGAGCCGCACAGGTCCTTGGAGTCGTTGGCGTGGATCAGCTTCAGCCGCTCCGCCCCGACCGTGGCGACCAGGGTGTCCAGGGTCGCCGTCATGCCACCCTCGGCGGCCAGGTCGTGCCCGGCCGCCCAGGCGTGGCAGGTGTCGAAGCAGACCCCCAGCCCCGGGTGCCGGTCGACCGCGTCCAGGTAGGGGCCGAGGTGCTCGACCCGGGAGGCCAGTGACCGGCCGCCACCCGCGCTCGGCTCCACCAGCAGCAGCGGACCGCCGTCGGTCGTGGTCTCGTCGAGCAGCGGCAACAGCGACTCGCGTACCTGCCGTAGGGCGGTCTCGGCGTACCCGGCGTCGACCGCGCTGCCGGCGTGGAACACCACGCCACGGGCCCCGATCGCCCGCCCCCGGCGCAGCGCGTGCGCCAGGGTGAGGGTGGATTTCTCCACCGTCGCCGGGGTGGGCGAACCCAGGTTGACAAGCAGCGACGCGTGGATGTAGACCGGCACGCCACGGGCGGCGCAGCCGTCGGCGAAGAGCGCGTCCTGGGCCGGGTCGCCGGGCGGCAACGCCCAGCCCCGCGAGTTGGAGACGTAGACCTGCACCACCCGGGAGCCGGTCGCGTCGACGTACGGCAGAGCCGCCCTGGCCAGCCCGCCCGAGGTGGGGGTGTGCGAACCGACCGGCCGCAGGGTGCTCACAGGCAGCCCAGGGTGACCGGAGTGCCCGGGGGCAC harbors:
- a CDS encoding threonine ammonia-lyase; this translates as MRLTSVDDVLAAERRLAGRIVRTPLLPCPQLGDEFGLDVAVKAENLQHTGSFKVRGALNALLALAERQATPAGLTAFSAGNHAMAVAFAGRTFGLPTVVCMPPHAVPTKIEAVRRWGGEVVLTDDLLATCQTITAERGYHLLPPFDDPDVIAGQATLGRELLADGPPPGLVLVPVGGGGLISGVAAAVRAAAPTARIVGVEPATANVVGHALRTDGDGPATRPVSMADGLAAPFAGRLTLAHVRDLVDDMVEVTEADIRAAWWDLMAATRLLLEPAAAVTLAALRTGRVTAAPGARTILVLSGGNVSPTMLATLA
- a CDS encoding class F sortase, whose translation is MTRPGFAIRRHRARRGSSAALVAVGAALCLAAGTGVGLATDTRLGLTTAPGPAATPGPDSDAGPDSDAGPADGSARPVGPAGDWRPGCAAGCATGAGALRAVPAPPTRVRVARIDVDSTLTALGLDRAGTLVPPADFTRAGWYGGGPAPGDPGPAVIAGHLDSRRGPAVFARLGELRPGDRIEVWRGARRVTFRVTGTLRTPKDAFPTATVYGPTPGPELRLITCGGDFDRRVGHYRDNVVVFAVADPPADPVPRSAAD
- a CDS encoding DUF4397 domain-containing protein, whose product is MPQLRTAPRRLLAATGTLLLGTASAAIGVAPATAATGDVGYVRLAHLSPDTPAVDVYLSAPGNGAPQVFPAVGYGVVSRYLPLAAGRYAVAMRQAGAPASEPPVLTTEVAVDAGEAYTVAGVGRYADLGLRVLADDLSAPAAGQAKVRVVQASVRAPVVDVTADDGPTVAEAVRFATTTAYRQVEPGRWRLRLGGGSGPTTDAEVTLAGGRVYSLLVLDGKRGGLTTELREDARDGGVAPAGGVPAGAGGLAAGGLGAYPMVAGGLLAGAVVVGTTVLVRRRRRPVW
- a CDS encoding GNAT family N-acetyltransferase, whose amino-acid sequence is MINVRRAVVADAGEIVRLRGVMLADIDAMAPAPGPWQQAAREVLHRRLAEPADLMAVFVVDDPRRPGVLAACATGTIEQRLGGPGNPDGLTGYVFNVVTEPAHRRRGYSRACLEALLDWYRQRGVGKVDLRASAAGEPLYRSLGFVPTSLPTLRLSLPVSSRRG
- a CDS encoding GNAT family N-acetyltransferase; its protein translation is MFALPLTGDAELRPLSPWHAQEFLTHLDRAREHIAPWVGASFVATDLDSARRVLRRYAEKWAADAGGIWGIWADGTLVGGVMFVSFDTASGLAEAGCWLEPAAEGRGLVTRAATRIVDWAIRERGIHRVEWRTSVGNVRSAAVARRLGMRHEGTLREVAPGPAGRVDVEIWAVLAGQWSSTDGSQTP
- a CDS encoding SGNH/GDSL hydrolase family protein, coding for MRRSRLVSLAVSLAASIGVTLGVAVPAQAAPTDRYVALGDSYASGVGADSYTSESGACQRSTNAYPALYNTTVKPASYKSVACSGATTTDVVNNQLSALTSTTTLVSVTIGGNDVGFSSIMTTCVLQGEAQCVAAVQAAENKARAELPAKLAAVYNGIRSRAPSARVVVVGYPVFYQLGTVCVGLTATSRTKINEGINLVDDITRTAATSAGFTFADVRSIFVGHQLCSYGEKWLHALNFVNIGVSYHPTAAGQSGGYYPVFRSAAG
- a CDS encoding glutathione peroxidase codes for the protein MTVFDIEIDALTGGSADLAGYRGRALLVVNVASRCGLTPQYAALQELSTGYADRGLVVLGVPCNQFAGQEPGTAAEIDEFCQVNYGVTFPLTEKVDVNGPARHPLYAALVDTPDAEGHTGDVRWNFEKFLVAPDGTVAGRFAPTVTPDSAELRTAIDKVLPA
- a CDS encoding glycosyl hydrolase family 18 protein, with amino-acid sequence MKRSLRRALWAGAVVALTVAAVPVTSAFGAGSVTATFASAQDWGTGHEGRVTVANGSSASVSTWRIEFDLPAGTTISSFWDADVTSSGNHYVAVKKSWAGPLGPGASFSWGYNGTGPYKAPLNCTINGASCGGGTPPTTTKPPTTAPPTTTPPTTAPPTTAPPTTPPATTPPPTTPPSGDKKVVGYFAEWGVYGRNYHVKNIATSGSAAKLTHILYAFGNTTGGRCTIGDSYADYDKAYTAADSVDGVADTWDQPLRGSFNQLRKLKKMYPHLKVIWSFGGWTWSGGFTQAAQNPAAFADSCYNLVEDPRWADVFDGIDIDWEYPNACGLSCDSSGPNAFKNVIGALRTRFGSSALVTAAITADGSNGGKIDATDYAGAVGNLNWLMPMTYDYFGAFNAQGPTAPHSPLTSYTGIPQQGFNSDAAIQKLKSKGVPANKLLLGIGFYGRGWTGVTQAAPGGTATGAAPGTYEAGIEDYKVLKNTCPATSTIAGTAYAKCGSNWWSYDTPATIGGKMTYAKNQGLGGAFFWELSGDTGNGELIGAIKGGLG
- a CDS encoding helix-turn-helix domain-containing protein — translated: MAVILAVASIDTAGFPPADRFAFWQDLVARESAAARISSDHAADFPAAARVVELGVVRLGVWRYPSLEMRRTHPLIRSTDPELYQLALPLSGHGRAFQGRRDGPLDPSGFTLVDTVRPHGSAHRPDAADRSGPLQTVTALVPHGALHLPAGRVEELLAVRIPAGTGMGVLLAQFLRQVVEHPEQYAPTDAPRLDRIALDLITGTLAGRLDLTATLPTEVRATGLRARIEAFVSRHLDDPELTPAAVAEAHHLSLRSLHRLFEPSGSTVAALIRTRRLERCHRDLADPALAHLGIHEIAVRCGFRDRAHFSRAFRADFGLSPREHRARSAGR